ATCCTGCCGATCTCGTGGGCCTACGTCCGCATGATGGGCGGCGAGGGCCTGACGCGCGCCACCGCCGTCGCCGTGCTCGCGGCCAACTACATCGCCCACCGGCTCGAGGAGCACTACCCGGTGCTCTACCGCGGTCACGGCGGACTCGTCGCCCACGAGTGCATCCTCGACCTGCGGGCGCTGACGAAGAGCAGCGGCGTCACCGTGGAGGACGTGGCGAAGCGCCTGATCGACTACGGCTTCCACGCACCCACGATGAGCTTCCCGGTCTCCGGCACGCTCATGGTCGAGCCGACGGAGTCCGAGGACCTCGCCGAGATCGACCGGTTCTGCGAGGCGATGATCGCGATCCGCCAGGAGATCGCCGTGGTCGAGGCGGGGGAGTGGCCGGCCGAGGAGTCCCCGCTGCGCCATGCGCCCCACACCTCTGCCGTCGTCACCGGCGAGTGGGACCGTGGCTACGCGCGCCAGAGTGGCGGACTGCCGCTGGGGACCGACTCCGACAAGTACTGGCCGCCGGTCGGCCGGGTCGACCAGGCCTACGGCGATCGCAACCTCCAGTGCTCGTGCCCGCCGATCGAGGCCTTCGCCGAGTGACGCGCCCGGCGGTGGGTGAGCGCGCCCAGGCGCTGGTCGACCGGCTCCAGGCCGGTGGCCGGCTGCCGTCGCTCGTCCTCGGGGTGCTGCGCGACGGTGAGCTCGCGTGGTCCGGTGGGGCCGGCGACCTGGTCGGTCCGGTCGAGCAGACGCGCTACCGGATCGGCTCGATCACCAAGACGCTGGTGGCGGTGGCGATCCTGCGCCTTCGCGACGCGGGCCTGCTCGACCTCGACGACCCGCTGCGCCGACACCTGGACGCGGCGGCGTACGGCGAGGTCACGGTGCGTCAGCTCCTGGCCCACACCGGCGGGCTGCAGAGCGAGCCCGTGGGGCCGTGGTGGGAGCGCTCGCCAGGCGTCGACCGTGACCGGCTGCTCGCCGCCAACGACGGCTCCGGCGCCGTCACCGCACCCGGCTCGTGGTTCCACTACTCCAACCTCGGCCACGCCCTGCTCGGCGCGGTGCTGGAGGAGGTGCGTGGTCGCGGATGGTGGGAGGTCGTCGCCGCCGAGGTCCTCGCGCCGCTGGGGATGGACACCACCAGCTATGACGCGTGCGCCCCGCACGCCCAGGGTTACAGCGTCGACCACTTCCTCGGTACGACGCTCGAGGAGCCCCATCACGCCACCGGGGCGATGGCACCGGCCGGCCAGGCCTGGAGCACCATCGCCGACCTCGCCCGCTGGGCGCG
The nucleotide sequence above comes from Nocardioides massiliensis. Encoded proteins:
- a CDS encoding serine hydrolase domain-containing protein; its protein translation is MTRPAVGERAQALVDRLQAGGRLPSLVLGVLRDGELAWSGGAGDLVGPVEQTRYRIGSITKTLVAVAILRLRDAGLLDLDDPLRRHLDAAAYGEVTVRQLLAHTGGLQSEPVGPWWERSPGVDRDRLLAANDGSGAVTAPGSWFHYSNLGHALLGAVLEEVRGRGWWEVVAAEVLAPLGMDTTSYDACAPHAQGYSVDHFLGTTLEEPHHATGAMAPAGQAWSTIADLARWARFLSLGHPDVLAETTLAEMARRQPPAPAYGLGVRLLDVDGRTWVGHTGSMPGFLASCFVDRTNGDGVVALANATIGLPTADLPRLLCEDPAAGSCEPWRPTTVVPPLVAELAGLWFWGTTAVELRWSNDRLELRTLANGVHSDTFVLAEDGAVRGVEGYHRGEVLQAHRDPTGRVEHLECATFRYTRTPYGR